From the Lysobacter sp. FW306-1B-D06B genome, one window contains:
- the surE gene encoding 5'/3'-nucleotidase SurE translates to MRVLVSNDDGVDAPGIRVLAEGLRAAGHEVLVVAPDRDRSGASNSLTLDAPVRVQQLDGSTWRVFGTPTDCVHVAITGMLETEPDIVVSGINNTANLGDDVIYSGTVAAAMEGRFLGLPAVAMSLQTVDHTGKHYETAARAAAEIIARLRVDPLPADTILNVNVPDVPWSEVRGFEVTRLGNRHRAEACIPQQDPRGRQWWWIGPAGAEQDAGPGTDFHAVRTGHISITPIQVDLTRYHALDQVASWVDGLATSLGHPASRNPERTA, encoded by the coding sequence ATGCGAGTTCTGGTGAGCAACGACGACGGCGTCGACGCGCCGGGCATCCGCGTCCTGGCCGAAGGGCTGCGTGCGGCGGGCCACGAAGTCCTGGTGGTGGCGCCCGATCGCGACCGTTCAGGCGCCAGCAACTCACTCACCCTGGACGCGCCCGTGCGCGTGCAGCAGCTCGACGGTTCGACCTGGCGCGTGTTCGGCACGCCCACCGACTGCGTGCATGTGGCCATCACGGGGATGCTCGAGACGGAACCGGACATCGTCGTCTCCGGGATCAACAACACCGCCAACCTGGGCGACGACGTGATCTATTCCGGCACCGTCGCCGCGGCGATGGAAGGGCGCTTCCTCGGCCTGCCGGCGGTGGCGATGTCGCTGCAGACCGTGGACCACACCGGCAAGCATTACGAAACCGCGGCGCGTGCGGCGGCGGAAATCATCGCCCGCCTGCGCGTGGACCCGCTGCCGGCCGACACCATCCTCAACGTGAACGTGCCCGACGTGCCCTGGTCGGAGGTGCGCGGCTTCGAAGTCACGCGCCTAGGCAACCGCCATCGCGCCGAGGCCTGCATCCCGCAGCAGGACCCGCGCGGACGCCAGTGGTGGTGGATCGGCCCGGCCGGCGCCGAGCAGGATGCCGGCCCCGGCACCGATTTCCACGCCGTGCGCACCGGCCACATTTCGATCACGCCGATCCAGGTCGACCTGACGCGCTATCACGCGCTGGACCAGGTGGCGAGCTGGGTCGACGGCCTGGCGACTTCGCTCGGCCATCCCGCCAGTCGCAACCCGGAGCGCACCGCATGA
- a CDS encoding Mth938-like domain-containing protein codes for MQLNLEHPDHEFYLRGADGVSARVNERTLASSFVLSPNRLLEDWPVRDVKALTPSDMDAVLALEPEVILLGSGATQAFPPASVLAACLKRGVGLETMTNAAAARTYNVLASEGRRVVAAFVLAG; via the coding sequence ATGCAGCTCAATCTCGAACACCCCGATCACGAGTTCTACCTGCGCGGCGCCGACGGCGTCTCCGCGCGGGTGAACGAACGCACCCTCGCGTCCAGCTTCGTCCTCTCGCCCAACCGCCTGCTCGAAGACTGGCCGGTGCGCGACGTGAAGGCGCTGACGCCGTCGGACATGGACGCCGTGCTCGCGCTGGAGCCGGAAGTGATCCTGCTCGGCAGCGGCGCGACACAGGCTTTTCCCCCTGCCTCGGTGCTGGCCGCATGCCTGAAGCGTGGCGTGGGGCTGGAGACCATGACCAATGCCGCCGCCGCGCGCACTTATAACGTGCTGGCGAGCGAGGGCCGGCGCGTCGTCGCCGCGTTCGTCCTGGCCGGCTAG
- a CDS encoding endonuclease/exonuclease/phosphatase family protein — protein sequence MSATSAQCGHAVHRSGFVRQAWKCACTVAMAWMLAACAATTSPRDEAPALDVVTLNLWHDREDWPHRQAMIEAELRRLSPDVILLQEVLQDERLPNQAQALADALGYHAFFVSVDATDRARRYGNAILTREPATLRGFRRLQPDGAYRIAGWVRTNVQGHPVNLYVVHLDFEDRSGATRARQIADLMAFVEVTRGDAPVVIGGDFNTTVGTAEMAPLRARFVDAYAAAHAGVAVEGDAHATLNARFNPPARIDRIHAQQGAFGTAQARRILDTPDADGRWASDHFGIWARLPFAPRLGD from the coding sequence ATGAGTGCGACGTCCGCGCAATGCGGACACGCAGTTCACCGCTCGGGCTTCGTGCGGCAGGCGTGGAAGTGCGCGTGTACGGTGGCGATGGCGTGGATGCTCGCCGCGTGTGCGGCGACGACATCGCCGCGCGATGAAGCGCCGGCCCTCGATGTCGTCACCCTCAACCTCTGGCATGACCGCGAGGACTGGCCGCATCGCCAAGCGATGATCGAGGCCGAACTGCGCCGGCTTTCGCCCGACGTCATCTTGTTGCAGGAGGTCCTGCAGGACGAAAGGCTGCCGAACCAGGCGCAGGCCCTGGCCGATGCGCTGGGCTACCACGCGTTCTTCGTGTCGGTGGATGCGACCGACCGCGCGCGCCGTTACGGCAATGCGATCCTGACCCGCGAGCCGGCGACGCTGCGCGGCTTCCGTCGCCTGCAACCCGACGGCGCCTATCGCATCGCAGGCTGGGTGCGCACGAACGTGCAAGGACATCCCGTCAATCTGTACGTCGTGCACCTGGATTTCGAAGATCGCAGCGGCGCCACGCGGGCGCGTCAGATCGCGGATCTGATGGCGTTCGTCGAGGTCACGCGCGGCGACGCCCCGGTGGTGATAGGCGGCGACTTCAACACGACGGTGGGAACGGCGGAGATGGCGCCATTGCGCGCTCGCTTCGTCGATGCCTACGCGGCCGCGCATGCGGGAGTCGCGGTGGAAGGCGACGCACACGCCACGCTCAACGCGCGTTTCAATCCGCCCGCGCGGATCGATCGGATCCACGCGCAGCAAGGTGCATTCGGAACAGCGCAGGCGCGACGCATCCTCGACACGCCCGATGCGGACGGGCGGTGGGCGTCGGACCATTTCGGAATCTGGGCGCGGTTGCCATTCGCCCCGCGCTTGGGCGACTAG
- the yhbY gene encoding ribosome assembly RNA-binding protein YhbY, whose product MQTVLTATQTRFLRGQAHDLKAMLQVGGKGITDALVAEIDLALEHHELIKVKVGAEDRDARDAMIDEIAQRTGAALVQRIGHTAVLYRPSKDKRQIVLPRA is encoded by the coding sequence ATGCAAACCGTCCTGACCGCCACCCAGACCCGCTTCCTGCGGGGCCAGGCCCACGACCTGAAGGCGATGCTCCAGGTGGGCGGCAAGGGAATCACCGATGCGCTGGTGGCCGAAATCGACCTGGCGCTGGAGCATCACGAGCTGATCAAGGTGAAGGTGGGCGCCGAGGACCGGGACGCCCGCGACGCAATGATCGATGAGATCGCCCAGCGTACGGGGGCCGCCCTGGTCCAGCGTATCGGTCACACGGCCGTGCTGTACCGGCCGAGCAAGGACAAGCGCCAGATCGTCCTGCCGCGGGCCTGA
- the rlmE gene encoding 23S rRNA (uridine(2552)-2'-O)-methyltransferase RlmE, giving the protein MASRSKSSQRWLKEHFSDPFVKKAKAEGLRSRAAYKLEELVERDRLLKPGMVVVDLGAAPGGWSQWVRQELDRLDAARPGRVIALDILEMPSLAGVEFLHGDFREDAVLSQLVAALNGQTVDLVLSDMAPNKSGVDAVDMPRAMYLSELAMDFADRHLRTGGNFLIKLFQGVGFDEYVKELRRRYDKVVIRKPEASRKRSPEVYALAQGKRAVMK; this is encoded by the coding sequence ATGGCGAGCCGCAGCAAATCCAGCCAGCGCTGGCTCAAGGAACACTTTTCCGACCCCTTCGTTAAGAAGGCCAAGGCCGAAGGCCTGCGCTCGCGCGCGGCCTACAAGCTGGAGGAACTGGTCGAGCGCGACCGCCTGCTCAAGCCGGGCATGGTCGTGGTCGACCTCGGCGCGGCTCCCGGCGGCTGGTCGCAGTGGGTCCGCCAGGAGCTCGACCGTCTCGATGCTGCCCGCCCCGGGCGGGTCATCGCCCTGGACATCCTGGAAATGCCCTCTCTGGCCGGGGTCGAATTCCTTCATGGGGATTTCAGGGAGGATGCGGTCCTATCCCAGTTGGTGGCCGCGCTGAACGGCCAGACCGTGGACCTTGTCCTGTCCGACATGGCCCCCAATAAGAGTGGCGTGGATGCTGTCGACATGCCCCGGGCGATGTACCTCTCGGAACTGGCGATGGACTTCGCCGACCGGCACCTTCGCACCGGGGGCAACTTCCTGATCAAGCTGTTCCAGGGCGTGGGCTTCGACGAATACGTCAAGGAGCTGCGCCGGCGCTATGACAAGGTCGTGATCCGCAAACCGGAGGCCTCGCGCAAGCGGTCGCCCGAGGTCTATGCGCTGGCACAGGGCAAGCGTGCGGTAATGAAGTAA
- a CDS encoding YqaA family protein, protein MKIFGPLYERALVWARHRHAPAYLVGLSFIEAIIFPVMPEVMLAPMCVAQPRRGFWFATISLAGSMVGALVGYALGHFAFEAVKPLFAAMGMLGGIESGIATVQAKMAESPWAVFWLLVVGGFAPIPMKVFTWASGIVGVPMPQYVLSMLIGRGKRVYLIALVIRIGGVRAEAALRRYIEPIGWIALVLLVAVIGWLVWKAQFG, encoded by the coding sequence TTGAAGATCTTCGGACCGTTGTACGAACGGGCGCTCGTCTGGGCCCGCCATCGCCACGCACCGGCTTATCTGGTCGGGCTGAGTTTCATCGAGGCGATCATCTTCCCGGTGATGCCCGAGGTCATGCTGGCGCCGATGTGCGTGGCGCAGCCGCGGCGCGGGTTCTGGTTCGCGACGATCAGCCTGGCCGGCTCGATGGTGGGGGCGCTGGTCGGCTACGCGCTGGGCCACTTCGCGTTCGAGGCGGTCAAGCCGCTGTTTGCCGCGATGGGCATGCTGGGCGGCATCGAATCGGGCATCGCCACGGTGCAGGCCAAGATGGCCGAGTCGCCCTGGGCGGTGTTCTGGCTGCTGGTGGTGGGCGGGTTCGCGCCGATTCCGATGAAGGTCTTCACATGGGCCTCGGGTATCGTCGGCGTGCCGATGCCGCAGTACGTGCTGAGCATGCTGATCGGTCGAGGCAAGCGCGTGTATCTGATCGCGCTGGTGATCCGCATCGGCGGCGTGCGCGCCGAGGCGGCGCTGCGGCGTTACATCGAGCCGATCGGCTGGATCGCATTGGTGCTGCTGGTGGCCGTGATCGGATGGCTGGTGTGGAAGGCGCAGTTCGGATGA
- a CDS encoding protein-L-isoaspartate(D-aspartate) O-methyltransferase, producing MTLRMRLQPEAIGSGMTSQRVRDRLVDRLRENGIRDERVLNAIRTVPRHLFVDEALATRAYEDTALPIGHGQTISQPWVVAKMTEALLETEPKKVLEIGTGSGYQAAVLAALGLEVHTVERIGELLRTARKRFRQLGMNVRSKHDDGRIGWPENGPFDAIIVTAAAPALVEALTSQLAAGGTLVAPVGGAGSQSLLKLRKDADGNVTQESLAPVVFVPLLSGMVD from the coding sequence ATGACGCTGCGCATGCGGTTGCAGCCGGAGGCGATCGGCTCCGGAATGACTTCGCAGCGCGTGCGCGACCGGCTGGTCGACCGCCTGCGCGAAAACGGCATCCGCGACGAGCGCGTGCTCAACGCGATACGCACGGTGCCGCGCCATCTGTTCGTCGACGAAGCGCTCGCCACGCGTGCCTACGAAGACACGGCGCTGCCCATCGGCCACGGCCAGACCATCTCGCAACCGTGGGTGGTGGCGAAGATGACCGAGGCACTGCTGGAAACCGAACCGAAGAAGGTGCTGGAGATCGGCACCGGCTCGGGCTACCAGGCCGCCGTGCTCGCCGCGCTGGGGCTGGAAGTGCACACGGTGGAGCGCATCGGCGAGCTGCTGCGCACCGCGCGCAAGCGTTTCCGTCAGCTCGGCATGAACGTGCGCAGCAAGCACGACGACGGCCGCATCGGCTGGCCGGAGAACGGTCCGTTCGACGCGATCATCGTCACCGCCGCCGCGCCCGCGCTGGTGGAAGCCCTGACCAGCCAGCTCGCCGCGGGCGGCACGCTGGTCGCGCCCGTCGGCGGGGCCGGTTCGCAGTCGCTGCTCAAGCTGCGCAAGGACGCCGACGGCAACGTCACGCAGGAATCACTGGCGCCGGTGGTGTTCGTGCCGCTGCTGTCGGGCATGGTCGACTGA
- the miaA gene encoding tRNA (adenosine(37)-N6)-dimethylallyltransferase MiaA, with protein sequence MPADTRSLAIALMGPTASGKTALALDWAERFGGEIVSVDSALVYRRLDIGSAKPTPAERARVPHHLIDLREPWQPYSAAEFAQGGRRAVTDILARGRLPILAGGTGLYFHALLQGLSPMPEADADMRARLEAEAQSRGWAAMHAELAQIDPDAAARIHATDAQRIQRALEVFRLSGRTISDWRREVSQLPRLPVRVLKLVLAPEDRAELHERIARRFDLMLADGFLDEVRALRAIPQLRDHPAPLDLPALRAVGYRQAWEHLDGATDPAEFRDRGVYATRQLAKRQLTWLRGELDARWFDPLRQRESLEAARAAFMHGAAASTRG encoded by the coding sequence ATGCCCGCCGACACGCGCTCCCTCGCGATTGCCCTGATGGGCCCGACCGCCTCGGGCAAGACCGCGCTCGCGCTCGACTGGGCGGAGCGTTTCGGCGGCGAGATCGTCAGTGTGGACTCGGCCCTGGTGTATCGGCGGCTGGACATCGGATCGGCCAAGCCGACACCGGCCGAGCGCGCGCGCGTGCCGCACCACCTGATCGACTTGCGCGAGCCGTGGCAGCCGTACTCGGCGGCGGAGTTCGCCCAGGGCGGGCGCCGCGCCGTGACGGACATCCTGGCCCGGGGACGATTGCCGATCCTCGCCGGCGGCACGGGCCTGTACTTCCACGCGCTGCTGCAGGGCCTGTCGCCCATGCCCGAGGCCGACGCGGACATGCGCGCCCGGCTCGAGGCCGAGGCGCAGTCGCGTGGCTGGGCGGCGATGCATGCGGAACTGGCGCAGATCGATCCCGACGCCGCGGCGCGGATCCACGCCACCGACGCCCAGCGTATCCAGCGAGCGCTGGAAGTGTTCCGCCTGTCCGGCCGCACCATCAGCGACTGGCGGCGGGAGGTCTCGCAGCTTCCGCGCCTGCCGGTCCGCGTGCTCAAGCTGGTGCTGGCACCTGAGGATCGTGCGGAGCTGCACGAGCGGATCGCGCGGCGGTTCGACCTGATGCTGGCCGACGGTTTCCTCGACGAGGTGAGGGCGCTGCGCGCGATCCCGCAGCTGCGCGACCACCCGGCGCCGCTGGACCTGCCGGCCCTGCGCGCCGTGGGTTATCGCCAGGCCTGGGAGCATCTGGACGGCGCGACCGATCCGGCGGAATTCCGCGACCGCGGCGTCTATGCCACCCGCCAGCTCGCCAAGCGGCAGCTCACCTGGCTGCGCGGCGAACTCGACGCGCGCTGGTTCGATCCGCTGCGCCAGCGCGAGTCGCTGGAGGCGGCGCGGGCGGCTTTCATGCACGGCGCCGCCGCTTCGACCAGGGGTTGA
- a CDS encoding peptidoglycan DD-metalloendopeptidase family protein: MTGTSRIVAATLIALVMGGCGTAKVYREPGASSQAPSRPRPGVAVTVKRGETLFAIASRNGIRAQDLAAWNGIDPPYTIYPGQRLRLYPAGKGGSTATTRPPASTPTKPATGTAPPATTPAAPKPAAPVVSDIKWRWPADGELIGRYVTGEPTKQGIDIGGASGAPVRAAADGVVVYSGSGLVGYGELIIIKHNEQWLSAYGHNRNRLVNEGQLVRSGQQIAEMGRSGAPREMLHFEVRYNGKPVDPLQYLPKR, from the coding sequence ATGACCGGAACATCGCGAATCGTTGCCGCCACGTTGATCGCCCTCGTCATGGGCGGCTGCGGGACCGCGAAGGTCTACCGCGAGCCAGGCGCATCCTCGCAGGCGCCGTCGCGTCCGCGACCGGGCGTCGCCGTCACGGTGAAGCGGGGCGAGACGCTGTTCGCCATCGCCTCGCGCAATGGCATTCGCGCGCAGGACCTGGCGGCGTGGAACGGCATCGATCCGCCGTACACCATCTATCCCGGACAGCGACTGCGCCTGTATCCGGCGGGCAAGGGCGGCAGCACCGCCACGACGCGTCCGCCGGCCAGCACGCCGACGAAGCCTGCAACCGGAACCGCGCCGCCCGCCACCACGCCGGCCGCACCCAAGCCCGCCGCGCCGGTGGTGAGCGACATCAAATGGCGCTGGCCGGCCGACGGCGAACTGATCGGCCGCTACGTCACCGGCGAGCCGACCAAGCAGGGCATCGACATCGGCGGCGCCAGCGGCGCGCCGGTGCGCGCGGCCGCCGACGGCGTGGTGGTGTATTCGGGCTCGGGCCTGGTCGGCTATGGCGAGTTGATCATCATCAAGCACAACGAGCAGTGGCTGTCGGCCTACGGGCACAACCGCAATCGCCTGGTCAACGAAGGCCAGCTGGTGCGCTCGGGCCAGCAGATCGCCGAGATGGGCCGCAGCGGCGCGCCGCGCGAGATGCTGCATTTCGAAGTGCGCTACAACGGCAAGCCGGTCGATCCGCTGCAGTACCTGCCCAAGCGATGA
- the hfq gene encoding RNA chaperone Hfq, with translation MSKGQSLQDPFLNALRRERVPVSVYLVNGIKLQGTIESFDQFVVLLRNTVSQMVYKHAISTVVPARNVRVGPGGGYVQSAEGGGEGSDEAE, from the coding sequence ATGTCCAAGGGACAGTCTTTGCAGGATCCTTTCCTGAACGCGCTACGACGCGAACGAGTGCCGGTTTCGGTCTATCTGGTCAACGGCATCAAGCTGCAGGGCACGATCGAATCCTTCGACCAGTTCGTGGTCCTGCTGCGCAACACCGTGAGCCAGATGGTCTACAAGCACGCCATTTCCACCGTCGTGCCGGCGCGCAACGTGCGCGTGGGGCCGGGTGGCGGCTACGTCCAGTCCGCCGAAGGTGGCGGCGAGGGCTCCGACGAGGCCGAATAA
- the hflX gene encoding ribosome rescue GTPase HflX, translating to MFERSRKGEHALLIQPHAGGPPDEGLLEEFADLARSAGATVAAVLTARIDRPNAAMLIGSGKLEEVKAAADATGADLILINHPLSPGQERNLEKALQRRVVDRTGLILDIFAQRAHSHDGKLQVELAQLKHMSTRLVRGWTHLERQRGGSIGLRGPGETQLETDRRLLQKRLEQLQKRLEKVEVQRTQMRRARVRSELPRVALVGYTNAGKSTLFNALTGADAYAADQLFATLDPTVRRIELSGGGVVLADTVGFVRDLPHELVAAFRSTLSESREADLLLHVVDAADPLRDERIAQVDEVLKDIGAGDLPQLLVFNKIDRLGNGDGSEPVQPRIDRPAEGRVRVWLSARDGTGLDLLRQALAEALELRHVVGEVRLPPQAAKLRARLHDLGAVRGEDHDEHGWRIRVDLPLADAQRLFVQAHGEALRPLLPEQDDEDAA from the coding sequence TTGTTCGAACGATCCCGCAAAGGCGAGCACGCCCTCCTGATCCAACCCCACGCTGGCGGTCCGCCGGACGAGGGATTGCTGGAGGAGTTCGCCGACCTCGCACGCTCCGCCGGCGCCACGGTCGCCGCGGTGCTGACCGCGCGCATCGACCGCCCCAACGCCGCCATGCTGATCGGCAGCGGCAAGCTGGAAGAGGTGAAAGCCGCCGCGGACGCCACCGGCGCGGACCTCATCCTCATCAACCACCCGCTGTCGCCCGGCCAGGAGCGCAACCTCGAGAAGGCGCTGCAGCGCCGTGTGGTCGACCGCACCGGATTGATCCTGGACATCTTCGCCCAGCGCGCCCACAGCCATGACGGCAAGCTGCAGGTCGAGCTCGCACAGCTCAAGCACATGTCCACGCGCCTGGTGCGCGGCTGGACCCACCTGGAGCGTCAGCGCGGTGGTTCGATCGGCCTGCGCGGTCCCGGCGAAACCCAGCTGGAAACCGACCGCCGCCTGCTGCAGAAGCGCCTGGAACAGCTGCAGAAGCGCCTGGAAAAAGTGGAAGTGCAGCGCACGCAGATGCGTCGCGCGCGCGTGCGCAGCGAGCTGCCGCGCGTGGCGCTGGTCGGCTACACCAACGCCGGCAAGTCGACCCTGTTCAACGCATTGACCGGCGCGGATGCCTACGCCGCCGACCAGTTGTTCGCGACGCTGGACCCGACGGTGCGCCGCATCGAGCTCTCCGGCGGCGGCGTGGTGCTGGCCGATACGGTCGGTTTCGTGCGCGATCTGCCGCACGAGCTGGTCGCGGCGTTCCGTTCGACCCTTTCCGAATCGCGCGAGGCCGACCTGCTGCTGCACGTCGTCGACGCGGCCGATCCGCTGCGCGACGAGCGCATCGCCCAGGTCGATGAAGTGCTCAAGGACATCGGCGCCGGCGATCTGCCGCAACTGCTGGTGTTCAACAAGATCGACCGCCTCGGCAACGGCGACGGCAGCGAGCCGGTGCAGCCGCGCATCGACCGCCCGGCCGAAGGCCGGGTGCGCGTATGGCTGTCCGCGCGCGACGGCACCGGCCTGGATCTGCTGCGGCAGGCCCTGGCCGAAGCCCTGGAGCTGCGCCACGTCGTCGGTGAGGTGCGCCTGCCGCCGCAGGCCGCGAAACTGCGCGCTCGCCTGCACGATCTGGGCGCGGTGCGCGGCGAGGATCACGACGAGCACGGCTGGCGGATCCGCGTGGACCTGCCGTTGGCCGATGCGCAGCGGCTGTTCGTGCAGGCGCATGGCGAAGCCTTGCGGCCGCTTTTGCCCGAGCAGGACGACGAAGATGCGGCCTGA
- the ftsH gene encoding ATP-dependent zinc metalloprotease FtsH — MNDLAKNLLLWVIVAVVLMVVFQAFGPRAASSDPLAYDQFVHQVQQDKVKEVKIADDGATITGLRTDGSKFTTYKPKEDKDLINDLINHKVAIEQAPPQSGPSILYIIINVLPWLLFIGIWVYFMRQMQQGGSKGAMSFGRSRAKLQGEDQVKVTLADVAGCDEAKEEVGELVEFLRDPSKFQKLGGKIPRGVLMVGPPGTGKTLLARAIAGEAKVPFFSISGSDFVEMFVGVGASRVRDMFDQAKKHAPCIIFIDEIDAVGRHRGAGLGGGHDEREQTLNQLLVEMDGFEGGEGVIVIAATNRPDVLDPALLRPGRFDRQVVVGLPDVKGREQILRVHMRKLPLHDDVEPMTIARGTPGFSGADLANLCNEAALFAARENAKDVRMEHFDKARDKILMGAERRSMAMSEDEKKLTAYHEAGHAIVGRVVPEHDPVYKVTIIPRGRALGVTMYLPEGDKYSMNKVAIESQLCSLYGGRVAEELIFGVDKVTTGASNDIERATKMARNMVTKWGLSDEMGPIAYGEEEDEVFLGRSVTQHKNVSNETARRIDEVVRNILDRAYGRTKQILQDNLDKLHVMADALLQYETIDAHQIDDIMAGRTPGPPADWSKSGKTSKDDSERPGAIGGPAAQT; from the coding sequence ATGAACGATTTGGCCAAGAATCTGCTGCTCTGGGTGATCGTCGCCGTCGTGCTGATGGTGGTCTTCCAGGCGTTCGGGCCGCGTGCCGCGAGCAGCGACCCGCTCGCCTACGACCAGTTCGTGCACCAGGTCCAGCAGGACAAGGTCAAGGAAGTGAAGATCGCCGACGATGGCGCGACGATCACCGGTCTGCGCACCGACGGCTCGAAGTTCACGACCTACAAGCCCAAGGAAGACAAGGACCTCATCAACGACCTGATCAACCACAAGGTCGCGATCGAGCAGGCGCCGCCGCAGAGCGGCCCGTCGATCCTGTACATCATCATCAACGTACTGCCCTGGCTGCTCTTCATCGGCATCTGGGTGTATTTCATGCGCCAGATGCAGCAGGGCGGCAGCAAGGGCGCGATGAGCTTCGGCCGTTCGCGCGCCAAGTTGCAGGGCGAGGACCAGGTCAAGGTCACGCTTGCCGACGTCGCCGGTTGCGACGAGGCGAAGGAAGAAGTCGGCGAGCTCGTCGAGTTCCTGCGCGATCCCTCCAAGTTCCAGAAGCTGGGCGGCAAGATTCCGCGCGGCGTCCTGATGGTCGGCCCGCCGGGCACCGGCAAGACGCTGCTCGCGCGCGCCATCGCCGGTGAGGCGAAGGTGCCGTTCTTCAGCATCTCCGGCTCGGACTTCGTCGAGATGTTCGTCGGCGTCGGCGCAAGCCGCGTGCGCGACATGTTCGATCAGGCCAAGAAGCACGCGCCTTGCATCATCTTCATCGACGAAATCGACGCCGTCGGTCGCCATCGCGGCGCCGGCCTGGGCGGCGGTCACGACGAGCGCGAGCAGACCCTCAACCAGCTGCTCGTCGAAATGGACGGCTTCGAGGGTGGCGAGGGCGTGATCGTCATCGCCGCGACCAACCGTCCGGACGTGCTCGACCCGGCGCTGCTGCGTCCGGGCCGCTTCGACCGCCAGGTCGTGGTGGGCCTGCCGGACGTGAAGGGCCGTGAGCAGATCCTGCGCGTGCACATGCGCAAGCTGCCGCTCCACGACGACGTCGAGCCGATGACCATCGCGCGCGGCACGCCGGGCTTCTCCGGTGCCGACCTGGCCAACCTCTGCAACGAGGCGGCGCTGTTCGCGGCGCGTGAGAACGCCAAGGACGTGCGCATGGAGCACTTCGACAAGGCGCGCGACAAGATCCTGATGGGCGCCGAGCGTCGCTCGATGGCGATGAGCGAGGACGAGAAGAAGCTCACCGCGTACCACGAAGCGGGCCACGCCATCGTCGGCCGCGTCGTTCCCGAGCACGACCCGGTCTACAAGGTCACCATCATCCCGCGCGGTCGCGCGCTGGGCGTGACGATGTACCTGCCGGAAGGCGACAAGTACTCGATGAACAAGGTCGCCATCGAATCGCAGCTGTGCTCGCTCTACGGCGGTCGCGTTGCCGAGGAACTGATCTTCGGCGTCGACAAGGTCACCACCGGTGCGTCCAACGACATCGAGCGCGCCACCAAGATGGCCCGCAACATGGTCACCAAGTGGGGCCTGAGCGACGAGATGGGTCCGATCGCCTACGGTGAGGAAGAGGACGAGGTGTTCCTGGGTCGCTCGGTCACGCAGCACAAGAACGTGTCCAACGAGACCGCGCGCCGCATCGACGAAGTCGTGCGCAACATCCTCGACAGGGCTTACGGGCGCACCAAGCAGATCCTGCAGGACAACCTCGACAAGCTGCACGTGATGGCCGATGCGCTGCTGCAGTACGAGACCATCGACGCGCACCAGATCGACGACATCATGGCCGGGCGTACGCCGGGCCCGCCGGCCGACTGGTCGAAGTCGGGCAAGACGTCCAAGGACGACAGCGAGCGTCCGGGCGCCATTGGCGGACCTGCGGCGCAGACCTGA
- the folP gene encoding dihydropteroate synthase, whose translation MFDTTLTLDCNGRPLVLDRPRVMGIVNVTPDSFSDGGAHDTLEAAVAHGLKLAEEGADLLDVGGESTRPGAAEVSVEEELRRTIPVIERLAKETQLPLSIDTSKPEVMRAAVQAGAGMINDVYALRRDGALDAAAALGVPVVLMHMQGEPRSMQEAPHYDDVVAQVHRFLAERIFAAEMAGIAKKKIVVDPGFGFGKDTQHNLVLLAQLERFVELGVPVLAGLSRKRTIGELVGRSDPRDRAIGSVAAHLIAAQRGAKLLRVHDVAATVDALKVWNAVASQAIPRAKPASSMPKWPDDE comes from the coding sequence ATGTTCGACACTACGCTCACTCTCGACTGCAACGGCCGACCGCTGGTCCTCGACCGCCCGCGCGTCATGGGCATCGTCAATGTCACACCGGATTCGTTCTCCGACGGCGGTGCGCACGACACGCTCGAAGCCGCGGTCGCGCACGGCCTGAAGCTGGCGGAGGAGGGCGCGGACCTGCTCGATGTCGGCGGCGAATCCACGCGTCCGGGCGCAGCCGAAGTGTCCGTCGAGGAAGAACTCCGCCGCACGATTCCCGTCATCGAGCGCCTGGCGAAGGAAACGCAACTGCCGCTCAGTATCGACACCTCCAAGCCGGAGGTGATGCGTGCCGCAGTGCAAGCCGGCGCGGGCATGATCAACGACGTCTATGCACTGCGCCGCGACGGCGCGCTCGACGCGGCCGCCGCGCTCGGCGTGCCGGTCGTGCTGATGCACATGCAGGGCGAACCGCGTTCGATGCAGGAGGCGCCGCACTATGACGATGTCGTCGCGCAGGTGCACCGCTTCCTCGCCGAGCGCATTTTCGCCGCCGAGATGGCGGGCATCGCGAAGAAGAAGATCGTCGTCGATCCCGGCTTCGGTTTCGGCAAGGACACACAGCACAACCTGGTCCTGCTCGCGCAGTTGGAGCGTTTCGTCGAACTGGGCGTGCCCGTGCTGGCGGGCCTGTCGCGCAAGCGCACCATCGGCGAACTGGTGGGGCGCAGCGATCCACGCGATCGCGCCATCGGCTCGGTCGCCGCGCACCTCATCGCCGCGCAGCGCGGCGCGAAACTGCTGCGCGTGCACGACGTCGCCGCGACCGTGGATGCGTTGAAGGTGTGGAACGCCGTCGCTTCGCAGGCGATACCGCGGGCGAAGCCGGCGTCGTCGATGCCGAAGTGGCCCGACGACGAATGA